The following are encoded together in the Thunnus maccoyii chromosome 18, fThuMac1.1, whole genome shotgun sequence genome:
- the LOC121883469 gene encoding peroxisomal membrane protein PMP34 produces the protein MSDHGGSAVGLLSYETLVHAVAGATGSVTAMTVFFPLDTAKSRLQVDENRKSKSTPVILAEIAQEEGLQSLYRGWFPVISSLCCSNFVYFYTFNTLKRMTASGPQKSRLAKDLLIGIISGAVNVILTTPMWVVNTRLKMQGAKFRNEDLQQTQYKGIFDAFSQIIANEGVGTLWNSTLPSLILVLNPAVQFMFYEAMKRRAGKGGRKISSAEIFLIGAIAKAVATTATYPLQTVQAILRFGQYKGDGKGGVMGSLSNIFSLLMDRIRRHGVLGLYKGLEAKLLQTVLTAALMFVVYEKITAATFKVMGLNRKLKQ, from the exons ATGTCCGACCACGGTGGCTCAGCTGTCGGCCTTCTGTCTTACGAGACGCTGGTTCATGCTGTGGCTGGTGCAACG GGCAGTGTGACTGCAATGACAGTCTTCTTTCCTTTGGACACAGCCAAAAGCAGACTGCAGG tgGATGAAAATCGAAAGTCAAAATCCACCCCCGTCATCCTGGCTGAGATAGCACAGGAAGAGGGCCT GCAGTCTTTGTACAGAGGCTGGTTTCCAGTCATCTCAAGCCTCTGCTGCTCCAACTTTGTCTACTTCTACACCTTCAACACGCTGAAGAGGATGACGGCATCTGGCCCACAGAAGTCCAGACTTGCCAAAGACCTGCTCATAGGGATCATATCAG GGGCAGTGAACGTGATCCTGACCACTCCCATGTGGGTGGTCAACACTCGACTGAAGATGCAGGGGGCAAAGTTCAGAAACGAAGACCTCCAGCAGACCCAGTACAAGGGCATATTTG ATGCGTTCTCGCAGATCATAGCCAACGAGGGGGTGGGAACTCTGTGGAACAGCACTCTGCCCTCTCTCATCCTCGTCCTCAACCCGGCCGTACAGTTCATGTTCTATGAGGCCATGAAGAGGAGGGCCGgtaaaggagggaggaag ATATCCTCAGCAGAGATCTTTCTCATTGGAGCCATTGCCAAGGCCGTTGCTACCACAGCAACTTATCCACTGCAGACAGTTCAGGCAATCCTCAGG TTCGGCCAGTACAAAGGTGATGGCAAGGGCGGTGTGATGGGAAGCCTCTCAAACATTTTCTCCCTGCTCATGGATAGAATCAG GAGGCATGGTGTTCTTGGATTGTACAAAGGCCTGGAGGCCAAGCTGCTACAGACAGTGCTGACAGCTGCCCTCATGTTCGTTGTGTATGAGAAGATCACTGCTGCTACCTTCAAAGTCATGGGCCTGAACAGGAAACTAAAGCAGTGA
- the anks4b gene encoding ankyrin repeat and SAM domain-containing protein 4B: MSRYHKAAIDGYLDLLKEATRKDLNTPDEDGMTPTLLAAFHGHVDALQLICSRGGDPNRSDIWGNTPLHHAAANGHMHILSFLVSFDANLFALDNEFHTAMDVAASRDRMECVRFLDAAASQQTNQNPKKVASLKKEATKEAEKRVKHCEKVKKKHQNKMDKMYRGAGNTGSVSEASIGSAFSSGGTMTSVNEQFSKLIAADKSGSLSTRVKGTLQRKLGKKDKGTLQRSGGDGNVIFLKQENGASEKPEFLGVFSEQDENMLDEDGTAGFEDDYDDDEEQGQVKQSIFNRPGLGGLIFMKPMALESDDMPSGNNESLGFLVQNNLFEAEEDVAGFEGNVDADLPWEQEDLGLDDDEDEDTSPLDAFLSAISLPEFSLAFNREHLDLEALMLCSDEDLKGIRIQLGPRKKILEAVNRRKNALETPGIMKDSCL, from the exons ATGTCTAGGTACCACAAAGCGGCGATTGATGGTTACTTGGACCTCTTAAAGGAGGCCACAAGGAAAGACCTGAACACTCCGGACGAGGATGGCATGACTCCCACATTACTAGCTGCTTTCCATGGACATGTCGATGCTCTTCAGCTCATATGCAGCAGAGG AGGAGACCCCAACAGGAGTGACATCTGGGGGAACACACCGTTGCACCACGCTGCAGCTAATGGCCACATGCACATCCTCAGCTTTCTGGTCAGCTTCGACGCCAACCTTTTCGCACTGGACAACGAATTCCACACGGCTATGGACGTTGCTGCTTCACGTGACCGCATGGAGTGTGTGCGCTTCCTGGATGCTGCCGCCTCACAGCAGACCAACCAAAACCCCAAGAAGGTTGCCAGCCTGAAGAAGGAGGCCACCAAAGAGGCGGAGAAACGTGTCAAACACTGTGAGAAGGTGAAGAAGAAACACCAGAACAAGATGGATAAGATGTACCGTGGAGCAGGCAATACTGGGTCTGTGTCAGAGGCCAGCATTGGGTCTGCATTCTCAAGCGGTGGCACCATGACAAGCGTCAATGAGCAGTTCTCCAAGCTTATTGCAGCTGACAAATCTGGCTCCCTTTCGACCAGGGTTAAAGGTACACTCCAGAGGAAGCTTGGGAAGAAAGATAAAGGCACACTGCAGCGATCAGGAGGAGATGGGAACGTTATTTTCCTCAAGCAGGAGAATGGAGCGTCTGAGAAGCCAGAGTTTTTGGGCGTCTTCAGTGAGCAGGATGAGAACATGTTGGATGAGGATGGAACAGCAGGATTCGaagatgattatgatgatgatgaagaacaAGGCCAAGTCAAACAGTCCATCTTCAACCGGCCTGGTCTCGGAGGTCTGATTTTCATGAAACCGATGGCGCTGGAGTCAGACGACATGCCAAGCGGGAACAATGAAAGTCTCGGCTTCCTCGTTCAGAACAACTTGTTCGAGGCAGAGGAAGACGTTGCTGGCTTTGAGGGGAACGTTGACGCTGACTTACCCTGGGAGCAGGAAGATCTGGGAttggatgatgatgaagatgaggacaCGTCTCCTTTGGATGCGTTCTTGTCTGCCATCTCCTTGCCAGAATTTTCCCTTGCATTCAACAGAGAGCACCTGGACCTGGAGGCACTCATGCTTTGCTCTGATGAAGATCTGAAAGGCATTCGCATCCAGCTGGGACCCAGGAAGAAGATCCTGGAGGCCGTCAACCGCAGAAAGAATGCACTGGAGACTCCAGGCATCATGAAGGACAGTTGCCTGTGA
- the si:ch211-256e16.3 gene encoding kelch-like protein 20 isoform X1 encodes MSALACLAKLEMAEIIAVNAGLPLPSTLNATFPVPQDGCIVAAAAAAAPAPLSSEDYLFVETRHPNTVLQGLNSLRLNNAFCDVTLCCGGQEFPCHRIVLASFSSYFQAMFSTDLIESKQERVAINGVEPQMVGMLVSYAYTSEVYISKANVQALLAAANLLDVMAVREACCRFMERQMDEMNCVGIHCFAEAHSCKVLEKRSMDYILEHFSSVSQQEEFLSLCVDKLTEILASDHLNVPKEELVFEAAISWLSKCPSRKQSFEKVLEHIRLPLISPYYLHDVIESQDVVKENQGCQRLISEAKDYLLLKDRRGELYCPRARPRRSTGTAEVIVTVGGEDDKVVLRSVESFDPVTNKWKNLACLPFAVSKHGLVVSDSTLYLAGGEFPDGSASREMWRYDPCLDSWMEMAPMNVARSELGLVMLDGFVYAVGGWEGRSRLDSVECYNPDTNSWQFTESVKMAVTSPAVVALDGLLYVTGGAVLEDGDGTDLAQVYNPKTSTWTEVSPMQIARSGSAACTLKGKLYVIGGWHASTENTDKVECYNPKTNQWTMCAPMKERRYRPGVAVVDGKIYVLGGEEGWDRYHDTIERYCDETDAWEIVGEMPTSRSWLSCVSLQLRKDMNSSPGTPNDN; translated from the exons ATGAGTGCCTTA GCTTGCCTAGCAAAGTTAGAAATGGCTGAAATAATTGCAGTCAACGCCGGTTTACCGTTGCCGTCCACCCTGAATGCCACCTTCCCGGTTCCTCAAGACGGCTGCAtcgttgctgctgctgctgccgctgctccAGCTCCTCTGAGCAGCGAGGACTACCTGTTTGTGGAGACCAGGCACCCCAACACTGTCCTGCAGGGCCTCAACAGCCTGCGGCTCAACAACGCCTTCTGTGATGTGACTCTTTGCTGTGGAGGACAGGAGTTCCCCTGCCATCGCATCGTGCTTGCCTCCTTCAGCTCTTACTTCCAG GCAATGTTCTCCACTGATCTGATAGAGTCCAAGCAGGAGCGGGTTGCCATCAATGGAGTTGAACCTCAGATGGTTGGCATGCTGGTGAGCTACGCCTACACATCAGAGGTCTACATTTCTAAAGCAAACGTGCAG GCGCTGCTGGCAGCAGCCAACCTGCTGGACGTCATGGCTGTCCGAGAGGCCTGTTGTCGTTTCATGGAGCGTCAGATGGATGAAATGAACTGTGTGGGGATTCACTGCTTTGCTGAAGCCCATTCTTGTAAGGTGTTGGAGAAACGCAGCATGGATTACATTCTTGAGCACTTCAGCAGTGTTTCTCAGCAG GAGgagtttctgtctctgtgtgtggacaaactgacagaaatcCTTGCCAGCGACCATCTCAACGTGCCCAAAGAGGAGTTGGTGTTCGAAGCTGCCATATCGTGGCTGAGTAAATGCCCTTCTCGCAAACAGAGCTTTGAAAAG GTCCTCGAGCATATCCGTCTGCCTCTCATCAGCCCTTATTACCTCCACGATGTGATCGAGTCTCAGGATGTAGTGAAGGAGAACCAGGGCTGCCAGAGGCTCATCTCCGAGGCCAAGGACTACCTGTTGCTAAAGGACCGCCGCGGAGAGCTCTATTGCCCGAGGGCACGACCACGCAGGTCCACAG ggACAGCTGAAGTGATAGTGACAGTCGGCGGAGAGGATGACAAGGTGGTGCTGCGCAGCGTCGAGAGCTTCGATCCCGTGACGAACAAGTGGAAGAATTTGGCCTGCCTGCCCTTCGCCGTGAGCAAGCACGGGCTGGTGGTTTCAG ACTCCACTCTGTATTTGGCGGGAGGGGAGTTTCCTGACGGCTCAGCCAGCAGGGAGATGTGGCGCTATGACCCCTGCTTGGACTCGTGGATGGAGATGGCTCCCATGAATGTGGCTCGCTCAGAGTTGG GCCTGGTGATGCTGGACGGCTTTGTGTATGCTGTGGGAGGTTGGGAAGGACGCTCTcgtctggactctgtggagtGCTACAACCCCGACACCAACTCTTGGCAGTTCACCGAGTCTGTCAAGATGGCCGTCACAAGTCCTGCAGTGGTGGCCCTGGACGGACTGCTTTATGTTACTG GTGGTGCAGTTCTAGAGGATGGTGATGGCACAGACCTTGCACAAGTGTACAACCCTAAAACCTCTACATGGACAGAGGTTTCCCCGATGCAGATCGCTCGCTCTGGTTCAGCAGCATGTACACTCAAAGGAAAACTCTATGTAATAG GCGGCTGGCATGCctcaacagaaaacacagataagGTGGAGTGTTATAATCCCAAAACCAACCAGTGGACCATGTGTGCCCCCATGAAAGAACGACGCTACCGGCCTGGTGTCGCTGTGGTGGATGGAAAGATCTATGTTCTGGGAGGAGAAGAGGGCTGGGACAG ATATCATGACACTATTGAGAGGTACTGTGACGAGACTGACGCATGGGAGATTGTCGGAGAGATGCCCACCAGTCGCAGTTGGCTGAGCTGTGTGTCTCTCCAGCTGAGGAAGGACATGAACAGCAGCCCTGGTACACCAAACGACAACTAA
- the si:ch211-256e16.3 gene encoding kelch-like protein 20 isoform X2: protein MAEIIAVNAGLPLPSTLNATFPVPQDGCIVAAAAAAAPAPLSSEDYLFVETRHPNTVLQGLNSLRLNNAFCDVTLCCGGQEFPCHRIVLASFSSYFQAMFSTDLIESKQERVAINGVEPQMVGMLVSYAYTSEVYISKANVQALLAAANLLDVMAVREACCRFMERQMDEMNCVGIHCFAEAHSCKVLEKRSMDYILEHFSSVSQQEEFLSLCVDKLTEILASDHLNVPKEELVFEAAISWLSKCPSRKQSFEKVLEHIRLPLISPYYLHDVIESQDVVKENQGCQRLISEAKDYLLLKDRRGELYCPRARPRRSTGTAEVIVTVGGEDDKVVLRSVESFDPVTNKWKNLACLPFAVSKHGLVVSDSTLYLAGGEFPDGSASREMWRYDPCLDSWMEMAPMNVARSELGLVMLDGFVYAVGGWEGRSRLDSVECYNPDTNSWQFTESVKMAVTSPAVVALDGLLYVTGGAVLEDGDGTDLAQVYNPKTSTWTEVSPMQIARSGSAACTLKGKLYVIGGWHASTENTDKVECYNPKTNQWTMCAPMKERRYRPGVAVVDGKIYVLGGEEGWDRYHDTIERYCDETDAWEIVGEMPTSRSWLSCVSLQLRKDMNSSPGTPNDN, encoded by the exons ATGGCTGAAATAATTGCAGTCAACGCCGGTTTACCGTTGCCGTCCACCCTGAATGCCACCTTCCCGGTTCCTCAAGACGGCTGCAtcgttgctgctgctgctgccgctgctccAGCTCCTCTGAGCAGCGAGGACTACCTGTTTGTGGAGACCAGGCACCCCAACACTGTCCTGCAGGGCCTCAACAGCCTGCGGCTCAACAACGCCTTCTGTGATGTGACTCTTTGCTGTGGAGGACAGGAGTTCCCCTGCCATCGCATCGTGCTTGCCTCCTTCAGCTCTTACTTCCAG GCAATGTTCTCCACTGATCTGATAGAGTCCAAGCAGGAGCGGGTTGCCATCAATGGAGTTGAACCTCAGATGGTTGGCATGCTGGTGAGCTACGCCTACACATCAGAGGTCTACATTTCTAAAGCAAACGTGCAG GCGCTGCTGGCAGCAGCCAACCTGCTGGACGTCATGGCTGTCCGAGAGGCCTGTTGTCGTTTCATGGAGCGTCAGATGGATGAAATGAACTGTGTGGGGATTCACTGCTTTGCTGAAGCCCATTCTTGTAAGGTGTTGGAGAAACGCAGCATGGATTACATTCTTGAGCACTTCAGCAGTGTTTCTCAGCAG GAGgagtttctgtctctgtgtgtggacaaactgacagaaatcCTTGCCAGCGACCATCTCAACGTGCCCAAAGAGGAGTTGGTGTTCGAAGCTGCCATATCGTGGCTGAGTAAATGCCCTTCTCGCAAACAGAGCTTTGAAAAG GTCCTCGAGCATATCCGTCTGCCTCTCATCAGCCCTTATTACCTCCACGATGTGATCGAGTCTCAGGATGTAGTGAAGGAGAACCAGGGCTGCCAGAGGCTCATCTCCGAGGCCAAGGACTACCTGTTGCTAAAGGACCGCCGCGGAGAGCTCTATTGCCCGAGGGCACGACCACGCAGGTCCACAG ggACAGCTGAAGTGATAGTGACAGTCGGCGGAGAGGATGACAAGGTGGTGCTGCGCAGCGTCGAGAGCTTCGATCCCGTGACGAACAAGTGGAAGAATTTGGCCTGCCTGCCCTTCGCCGTGAGCAAGCACGGGCTGGTGGTTTCAG ACTCCACTCTGTATTTGGCGGGAGGGGAGTTTCCTGACGGCTCAGCCAGCAGGGAGATGTGGCGCTATGACCCCTGCTTGGACTCGTGGATGGAGATGGCTCCCATGAATGTGGCTCGCTCAGAGTTGG GCCTGGTGATGCTGGACGGCTTTGTGTATGCTGTGGGAGGTTGGGAAGGACGCTCTcgtctggactctgtggagtGCTACAACCCCGACACCAACTCTTGGCAGTTCACCGAGTCTGTCAAGATGGCCGTCACAAGTCCTGCAGTGGTGGCCCTGGACGGACTGCTTTATGTTACTG GTGGTGCAGTTCTAGAGGATGGTGATGGCACAGACCTTGCACAAGTGTACAACCCTAAAACCTCTACATGGACAGAGGTTTCCCCGATGCAGATCGCTCGCTCTGGTTCAGCAGCATGTACACTCAAAGGAAAACTCTATGTAATAG GCGGCTGGCATGCctcaacagaaaacacagataagGTGGAGTGTTATAATCCCAAAACCAACCAGTGGACCATGTGTGCCCCCATGAAAGAACGACGCTACCGGCCTGGTGTCGCTGTGGTGGATGGAAAGATCTATGTTCTGGGAGGAGAAGAGGGCTGGGACAG ATATCATGACACTATTGAGAGGTACTGTGACGAGACTGACGCATGGGAGATTGTCGGAGAGATGCCCACCAGTCGCAGTTGGCTGAGCTGTGTGTCTCTCCAGCTGAGGAAGGACATGAACAGCAGCCCTGGTACACCAAACGACAACTAA